The genomic region TAGCGTGAACGCCCTAGCCGAAATAGCAATCGTCCGTTTAGATGACGAAGCGACCGACCGAGACCACCAGCACGCGGGAACCGTGAACTGGATAACGGCAGAAATCACGGGGAACGGGCGAACGACTTGCAAGCAGACGAGAAAACGGACCACCCGTTCTCCCGTGCATTTCATGGTTCTGCCTTCACTCAGCGTATCCGATCTCGTATCGACGATCCACTTCGCTTGGCAGCGTATTCGCGTACTGTTGCATCGCTGCCAAGGCCGCTTCATCAGTACCGTACCGATCACGCAAGCCGGAAATCCAGTTTGCGTTTGCGGCCATGCCCGGCACCGAAAATTCATCGGTGAGCCAGTCGAGTAGAGCCCTCGTTGATCCACCGTCGTATTCTTCGCCCTCGGGAGTCCCAGCTTGACGCGCGTAGTTGACGCCAGAGAGAAAGGAAACCACCTCAGGAAGCGTTCCGTCAACAGTCCACATCCGTGGTCGTGAACATACCAGCTCAGCAAAGTTCTTCATCGTGTGGGTTGGCATGTGAAGGAGGCAAACAGTCTGTGGCAGAACGCTTAGGATCAGCGGGCGGTGGCGAGGAACTTGCAAGGATGGCCAGAGCGGGCACCACCACCGCTCCGTTGCATCCATTGGTTATCCCCGCACATTCTATCAGCATCTGGAGCGTTGCTCGTATTCTTCCCTAAGCTGCTGTGTAGCAACACTTGAATTGGGGAAAAGCTCGGCACTGGGTACAAATTGCACATAGAACGGACAGACGATGAGTCGTAAAATTGGAGCAAGTAGCCAGCCATGAGAGAGGATTGAAACCGCTGGGATGCCCTTTGGGATTTGCCCGAACGCAAATGCAATGCAAAACGGAAGGTAAGTGACGAGCACAACATTAAACAGAACGCGTATCCAACGAGGGTCGGTAGCGTCTAACGGCGTTCCGCAGCACCAGCACGGCTTGCCATTCCTTCGCGACGAGATCCGAAATTGACGTGAATCACAGATTGGGCAGCATTGAGCAACGGCTTGAAACGCAGGGAGTTTGCCATTCGAGCAATCGGCTACTGTCGGAGCGTAGGGATTTTGCGTCATTCGGCGAGTGGGATAACGATTGCGATAACCGGGTGGCCGCGGTTGATCTTCCATTTGCAAACGCGCTGTCGGCCACTCCGCGTTCATCGCTTGGTTATCCGCCGTTGTGGGTCACTTGTCAACGATCCATTCATCAACATCATAGTTCTTCGACTTGCGAAGGCCGTAGTAATGCTCTGCCATTTCAAGCTGATTATTGTTTCCAGTAATGGCAATTGGCCCGCGAGGCCGTCTCTTGTCTTTAGCAATCAACTTGCAGTTCTGCAGTACAACCCACGCTCGTTTCTCCAGATTCCCCGGATGTATCGGACAGACCTTTACGATTAATGGTTTGGAAATGATTCCCGCAATATCAAGTGGCGACATGCCCTTGGAATCATAAACGCCAACCATCGGAAAGCCGTCATCGATCGAGAAAATCCGAGCAAAGATCAGGTCGCCATCTTTAAGCTTCGCCTGCAGTACGTCACCAGCAACGTATTGCTGTCGCTTCGGGATCTTGCGAACACGGTAGGACAAATCAATCAACTCTGAGGTCGCGCCGTCCTTCGTGTGCTCATGAAGCTGAGCATCAAGGACGGCTTCGACCGTGCCAACCAACTCCTTAAGAGTTGGTTTACGCTTCCAGTCTCGTTGGTAGAGACGGCAGACTTGCGAAAAGGAATCAGATATCGCATCAAACGGCTCGTCGCCGATACAGGAGCGAGATTTCGGTTTGTCGATATCGAGAGGCGACCAGCCCATTGGCATTCCGTGGAGGTAGGTTCAGTCGGATAACGCCGGCCGTCACCGAGCACGGAGAGACGGCTTTCCTTTTGTGAAAACTCGCAAGCCGTGCTCCGCGTGCACGGCTTGGTTATGCCTCGCGGCAGTTTCGACTTAGTTTGTGACGACGGATTATGGTCGCGCCAAAACCACCCAAGAGAAGCATGGCAAAGCTGGAAGGCTCAGGAACTGCAGTAACGTGAGTTCCCTCGGAGAAAACAAGATCGTTCGACGCGACAGCAATGCCAAATGGGTTGTAGCTTATTCCGCTCGAGTAAGGATCAAGCGTACTCGCTTCTGCGAAATAGGCGGCCCCAGAAATGTGAAGCAATCGAAGTGTGTAAGCGTTTCCGATCGCCAATGAAATCTGTGAATCAAGATCAAAGTGTACGGTTTCTAAGGCCGTGTTAGATATGCCGACAATCGACGACGAACCAAGGAGAGAACCGGTGAATCCGTCGCCATCGTAGACATCGAGGCGGACATTCGATACGCCGCCAGCCGATCGTAACGAGAATTCGGCCGCGTCGATCGCTGACAACGTCGGTAGAAACGACTGTCCAAATCCTGTGCCCGTGCCGGTGGTCATGAAGAACTCAATGTTCGCACTCTGGGAGGACTGATCAATGTTCGTAATCAGGTCGGCGTGAACCGAATCAGCGGCAGCGAAGAAGAACGCAAGTAGGACAGCTAGGCAGGTAGAGTGTTTCATATTTAGGCAGACGGCAATGAGGAAAGTTTCGATGGCATAACGCTGGCCATCACCGGGCGGTGGCCGAAAAGCGGGCAAGGATGGACGAGCAACGTACGCCACCGCTCCGGTGCATGGCATGGTTATCCAACTGGAGACGAACAAGCAATCGCAGGGCAAATTTCAGGTGTTCGGGAATCCGCACGGGACGGAGCATTCGCAGGTGTTGCGGCAATAGCGTATTTGTCGTTGGTCAATTATAGACGAATAGATGACGGAGAGGAACTGAGAGAGCAAGCGTGGTCGTCGTGGCGTCGAACGTAGCGTCCAAAATCAAAGTGCAGGCGAACAGATGACGAAGCGGCGGTTCGCAAGCACGGGCAGTCGCGGTCGTTGCAGCGTGAACGTGCTAGCCGAAATAGCGACCGTCCGCTTAGATGACGAAGCGACCGATCGAGACCACCAGCACGCGGGAACTGTGAACTGGATAACGGCAGAAATCACGGGGAACGGGCGAACGACTTGCAAGCAGACGAGAAAACGGACCACCCGTTCTCCCGTGCATTTCATGGTTCTGCCTTCACTCAGCGTATCCGATCTCGTATCGACGATCCACTTCGCTTGGCAGCGTATTCGCGTACTGTTGCATCGCTGCCAAGGCCGCTTCATCAGTACCGTACCGATCACGCAAGCCGGAAATCCAGTTTGCGTTTGCGGCCATGCCCGGCACCGAAAATTCATCGGTGAGCCAGTCGAGTAGAGCCCTCGGTGATCCACCGTCGTATTCT from Neorhodopirellula lusitana harbors:
- a CDS encoding PEP-CTERM sorting domain-containing protein (PEP-CTERM proteins occur, often in large numbers, in the proteomes of bacteria that also encode an exosortase, a predicted intramembrane cysteine proteinase. The presence of a PEP-CTERM domain at a protein's C-terminus predicts cleavage within the sorting domain, followed by covalent anchoring to some some component of the (usually Gram-negative) cell surface. Many PEP-CTERM proteins exhibit an unusual sequence composition that includes large numbers of potential glycosylation sites. Expression of one such protein has been shown restore the ability of a bacterium to form floc, a type of biofilm.), with translation MPCTGAVAYVARPSLPAFRPPPGDGQRYAIETFLIAVCLNMKHSTCLAVLLAFFFAAADSVHADLITNIDQSSQSANIEFFMTTGTGTGFGQSFLPTLSAIDAAEFSLRSAGGVSNVRLDVYDGDGFTGSLLGSSSIVGISNTALETVHFDLDSQISLAIGNAYTLRLLHISGAAYFAEASTLDPYSSGISYNPFGIAVASNDLVFSEGTHVTAVPEPSSFAMLLLGGFGATIIRRHKLSRNCREA